The Algoriphagus halophilus genome window below encodes:
- a CDS encoding heme exporter protein CcmB, translating to MLKEISILIQKELTLEWRQKYALNGILLYVVSAVFITYLSVGAKQGNISAPTWNALYWIIILFSAVNAVAKSFVQEHQGRQLYYYMIASPESIILSKIIYNTGLTLVLALLGYGVFSVILGNQVQDQGLFILNLILGAMGFSASLTMVSGIASKAGNNATLMAILSFPVIIPILLMAIRISKNAMDGLDWSVSADKIISLFAINAIVAAAAYILFPYLWRS from the coding sequence ATGTTAAAAGAAATCTCCATTTTAATCCAAAAAGAACTGACTCTTGAATGGCGCCAGAAATACGCATTAAATGGAATTCTTTTGTATGTAGTTTCTGCGGTGTTTATCACCTACCTCAGTGTAGGAGCAAAGCAAGGAAATATTTCAGCTCCCACCTGGAATGCACTTTATTGGATTATCATTCTTTTTTCTGCGGTGAACGCAGTGGCCAAGAGTTTTGTACAGGAACACCAAGGGAGGCAGCTTTATTATTACATGATCGCTTCACCTGAGTCCATCATTTTATCCAAAATTATCTATAATACAGGGCTAACCTTAGTATTGGCACTTTTAGGATATGGGGTGTTTTCTGTAATTCTAGGAAATCAAGTCCAAGACCAAGGTTTATTTATTCTGAATTTAATTTTAGGAGCCATGGGTTTTTCAGCTAGCTTGACCATGGTGAGTGGAATCGCTTCCAAAGCAGGAAATAATGCGACTTTAATGGCCATATTGAGCTTTCCGGTCATCATCCCTATTCTTTTGATGGCAATCCGGATTTCAAAAAATGCCATGGACGGATTGGATTGGAGTGTAAGCGCTGATAAAATCATATCTCTTTTTGCCATCAATGCCATCGTTGCGGCAGCTGCCTATATTTTATTTCCTTATTTGTGGAGGTCCTGA
- a CDS encoding cytochrome c maturation protein CcmE domain-containing protein, translating into MKKGHLIGIGIIAIAIVIIMTSIGDASSYESFNTALEMKQDGNDKPIHVVGQLKKDQTGAVTGLNVREDKTSFTFVLVDNDGTEQEVFYNEPVPADFTRSESVVVIGQYKTDDIFIADKILMKCPSKYQETDVQAAGM; encoded by the coding sequence ATGAAAAAAGGACATCTTATAGGAATTGGAATTATTGCCATTGCGATTGTCATCATTATGACTTCTATCGGTGATGCCAGTAGTTATGAAAGTTTCAATACTGCTTTGGAGATGAAGCAAGATGGAAATGACAAACCGATTCACGTAGTAGGACAATTGAAGAAAGACCAAACGGGAGCTGTTACTGGTTTGAATGTTAGAGAAGATAAAACCTCATTTACTTTTGTATTGGTGGATAATGACGGAACTGAGCAGGAAGTTTTTTACAACGAGCCTGTTCCAGCAGATTTCACCCGATCTGAATCGGTGGTTGTGATTGGACAATACAAAACAGATGATATTTTCATTGCAGATAAAATCCTGATGAAATGCCCATCCAAATATCAGGAAACAGATGTACAGGCAGCGGGAATGTGA
- a CDS encoding RrF2 family transcriptional regulator yields MLSKKTKYALHALTYLGKHKDEKTVLIHDIAEEHGISHKFLENILLELKKAGMLGSKKGKGGGYYLIKEPKDIPLSKVIRLLDGPIALLPCVSLNYYEPCAECKNEAQCGINKVMIQVRDETLKILENKTLEDILKTG; encoded by the coding sequence ATGCTTTCAAAAAAGACCAAATACGCCCTACATGCCTTGACTTACTTGGGTAAGCACAAAGATGAAAAAACAGTATTAATCCATGATATAGCGGAGGAACATGGGATATCCCATAAGTTTTTGGAAAATATTTTACTGGAATTGAAAAAGGCTGGGATGCTTGGGAGCAAAAAAGGCAAAGGTGGAGGCTATTACTTGATTAAAGAGCCTAAGGATATTCCGCTTTCCAAAGTAATCAGGCTTTTAGATGGTCCCATTGCATTACTTCCTTGCGTGAGCTTAAATTACTATGAACCTTGTGCTGAATGTAAAAATGAGGCACAATGTGGGATTAATAAGGTCATGATACAAGTTCGCGATGAGACTCTTAAGATACTGGAAAACAAGACCTTAGAGGATATTTTAAAAACAGGTTAA
- the ccsA gene encoding cytochrome c biogenesis protein CcsA — protein sequence MRQSWWKILTIALLLYTLIAGLLMDVPRLPILNETIRALHFHVTMWFGMILMLIVSVFYSIKYLRTNDIKNDDMAIEFAGAAILFGVLGIVTGMLWAKFTWGDYWSGDPKQNAAAIGILMYFAYLILRNSLTDTQQRARIGAIYNIFAFAAFIPLIFVLPRLTDSLHPGNGGNPGFNAYDLDSKLRMVFYPAIIGWTLLGSWIATVRVRMRRVERVLDDRMINS from the coding sequence ATGCGCCAAAGTTGGTGGAAAATCCTTACCATCGCCCTGCTGCTGTATACCTTGATTGCAGGTTTGCTGATGGATGTACCACGTCTCCCGATTCTAAACGAAACGATCAGAGCATTGCATTTCCATGTAACCATGTGGTTTGGAATGATCTTGATGCTAATAGTTTCCGTTTTCTACAGTATCAAATACCTTCGAACCAATGACATCAAGAATGATGACATGGCCATTGAATTTGCAGGAGCTGCCATTTTATTTGGAGTATTGGGAATCGTGACCGGCATGCTTTGGGCTAAATTTACTTGGGGAGACTATTGGAGTGGAGACCCAAAACAAAACGCAGCAGCCATCGGCATTCTGATGTACTTTGCCTATTTGATTTTGCGCAATTCTCTTACCGATACTCAACAAAGAGCGAGGATAGGAGCCATTTACAACATCTTTGCTTTTGCTGCATTTATTCCATTAATATTTGTGCTTCCAAGGTTGACAGATAGTCTTCACCCGGGCAATGGTGGAAACCCGGGTTTTAACGCCTATGATCTGGACTCTAAACTTCGAATGGTTTTTTATCCGGCTATCATAGGTTGGACGCTTTTAGGCAGCTGGATTGCAACTGTTCGCGTGAGAATGCGTAGGGTGGAAAGGGTACTTGACGACCGAATGATTAATTCCTGA
- the ccsA gene encoding cytochrome c biogenesis protein CcsA, producing MINTFIGNLGHMMTIVAFVSALVTAYAYIQYFRANELEKESWRKFSRISFLIHGVSATLIAVSLFEIIYNHRFEYFYAYSHSSKALPVHYMISSFWEGQEGAFILWIFWNVILGAVLIKTNKFWEAPVMVVFALVQAFLVSMILGVVIGDLKIGSSPFILLRDATQAPIFQVNPDFVPEDGTGLNPLLQNIWMVIHPPTLFLGYASTLVPFAFLMGGLVMKRYSEWIRPALPWAIFSAMILGMGIIMGAYWAYVTLNFGGYWNWDPVENAVYVPWLILVAAIHTMITFKKSATALKTSIILVISTFILVLYATFLVRSGVLGDASVHSFTDLGLSGQLLIYMLFFLVVAIVLSAKAWKHIPSSEKEASVYSREFWVFIGATTLALMAFQVILPTSIPVWNTLVESFGGISNMAPPADQIEFYTKFQLWFAVALSLLTAVGQFFWWQKMDKQKLKETLVTPYIVSVLISAVIIVLAKVYDWKYIIIILAGTFTIVANSVILAKILKKSTFKLAGGSLAHIGLGMVLIGIMFSSGYSDVISINMSGLTYSNSWEDELNKEHVLLWINKPTQMKDYTVTYRGRQKKVVGVPEYVPAKILETTGLVNKSIALESYKDYFQKGDTVNLVLEENDYFKIDYYQNNTLQFSLNPMSQFNAGMGGLISSPDSKIYLDKDLYTYVAAMNDYEDPDWKEDEIYEVAPGEQFHVADFVTYFDGAEVLQELDDYVLQEGDVAVKAKLRILDYDVEKVLEPTFIIRNSQVGKIPVVDSELGIKISLENILPEENKFVFKVNQYQKDYVVMKAIVKPYINVLWIGTIIMLTGFTVAIFRRFDEFKKMRDKGLE from the coding sequence ATGATCAATACCTTTATCGGAAATCTTGGCCACATGATGACCATCGTGGCCTTTGTTAGTGCATTGGTTACGGCCTATGCTTACATTCAATATTTCCGTGCAAACGAACTAGAAAAAGAAAGCTGGAGAAAATTCAGTAGGATTAGTTTCCTAATCCATGGTGTATCAGCAACCCTGATTGCAGTTTCACTTTTTGAAATTATTTACAACCACCGGTTTGAATATTTCTACGCCTATTCTCACAGTTCGAAAGCCCTACCAGTCCATTATATGATCTCTAGTTTCTGGGAAGGTCAAGAAGGAGCGTTTATCCTTTGGATCTTCTGGAACGTAATACTGGGAGCAGTTTTAATCAAGACCAATAAGTTTTGGGAAGCTCCTGTGATGGTGGTATTTGCCTTGGTACAAGCATTTTTGGTTTCCATGATTTTGGGAGTGGTCATTGGGGATTTGAAAATAGGAAGTTCACCCTTCATTCTACTCCGGGATGCCACTCAAGCACCTATATTCCAAGTAAACCCAGACTTCGTACCAGAAGATGGAACAGGCCTTAACCCATTACTTCAAAACATTTGGATGGTCATACATCCACCTACTCTTTTCCTAGGATATGCATCCACCCTTGTCCCATTCGCTTTTTTGATGGGAGGATTGGTGATGAAAAGATATTCAGAATGGATTCGTCCTGCTTTGCCATGGGCTATTTTCTCTGCCATGATCCTAGGAATGGGAATCATTATGGGAGCCTATTGGGCTTATGTAACGCTTAACTTTGGCGGTTATTGGAACTGGGATCCCGTAGAAAATGCGGTATACGTCCCCTGGCTGATCCTAGTGGCAGCCATTCACACCATGATCACTTTCAAAAAAAGTGCTACCGCATTAAAGACTTCTATCATATTGGTGATATCCACCTTTATATTGGTATTGTATGCTACATTCTTGGTGAGATCTGGAGTTTTGGGAGATGCTTCGGTACACTCTTTCACCGATCTTGGTTTATCAGGTCAGCTTTTAATATACATGCTGTTCTTTTTGGTAGTGGCTATCGTACTATCTGCAAAAGCATGGAAACATATCCCAAGTTCAGAAAAAGAAGCTTCTGTATACTCCCGAGAATTTTGGGTATTCATTGGAGCAACAACTTTAGCATTAATGGCTTTCCAGGTAATCTTACCTACTTCTATACCTGTTTGGAATACCTTGGTAGAAAGCTTTGGAGGAATTTCCAATATGGCACCTCCTGCTGACCAAATTGAATTCTACACGAAGTTCCAATTATGGTTTGCAGTAGCTTTGTCACTTTTGACTGCTGTAGGACAATTTTTCTGGTGGCAAAAAATGGACAAGCAGAAATTGAAAGAAACGTTGGTGACGCCTTATATCGTTTCCGTATTAATTTCTGCAGTGATCATTGTATTGGCAAAAGTTTACGACTGGAAATACATTATTATTATTCTGGCGGGCACCTTTACCATCGTAGCCAACTCCGTGATTTTGGCTAAGATCCTCAAGAAATCCACTTTCAAACTAGCAGGTGGATCTCTAGCACATATTGGCTTAGGAATGGTTTTGATTGGTATCATGTTTAGCTCTGGTTACTCAGATGTTATCTCCATCAACATGTCAGGGCTAACTTATAGCAATAGCTGGGAAGATGAATTGAACAAGGAGCATGTATTGCTTTGGATCAATAAACCTACTCAGATGAAAGACTATACAGTCACGTATAGAGGCCGACAAAAGAAAGTAGTAGGAGTTCCTGAATACGTTCCTGCAAAAATTCTGGAAACTACCGGTTTGGTTAACAAATCCATCGCATTGGAATCCTATAAGGACTATTTCCAAAAAGGGGATACGGTTAATTTGGTATTGGAAGAAAATGATTATTTTAAAATCGACTATTACCAAAACAATACGCTACAATTTTCCTTAAACCCTATGTCTCAATTCAATGCAGGCATGGGAGGTTTGATCTCTTCTCCAGATTCTAAGATTTATTTAGATAAGGATCTTTATACCTATGTAGCAGCCATGAATGACTACGAAGACCCTGACTGGAAAGAGGATGAAATCTATGAAGTGGCTCCTGGAGAGCAGTTCCATGTAGCTGATTTCGTTACTTATTTTGATGGTGCGGAGGTATTGCAGGAACTGGATGACTATGTCTTACAAGAAGGAGACGTTGCTGTGAAAGCCAAACTTAGAATATTAGATTATGATGTAGAAAAAGTATTGGAACCTACATTCATCATTAGAAACAGTCAAGTTGGCAAAATCCCAGTAGTAGATTCTGAATTAGGAATTAAGATTTCTTTGGAGAACATTCTTCCAGAGGAGAATAAATTTGTCTTCAAGGTCAATCAATACCAGAAAGATTATGTGGTCATGAAAGCCATTGTAAAACCTTATATCAATGTATTATGGATCGGAACCATCATTATGTTGACAGGTTTTACTGTAGCCATTTTCAGAAGGTTTGATGAATTCAAGAAAATGAGAGATAAAGGCTTGGAATAG
- a CDS encoding CcmD family protein — protein MKKLLIIALMIFSFGAMAQEKIPVTESDYSNNSVDMADAMRADGKIYVLVGVIVLIFAGITIYLISTDRKISRLEKTIQS, from the coding sequence ATGAAAAAATTACTGATTATAGCTTTAATGATTTTCTCATTTGGTGCCATGGCCCAAGAGAAGATTCCTGTAACTGAATCTGATTACTCTAATAATTCTGTAGATATGGCTGATGCCATGAGAGCAGATGGGAAGATTTATGTCTTGGTAGGTGTAATTGTATTAATCTTCGCAGGAATCACAATTTATTTGATCAGCACAGATCGTAAGATCAGCAGACTAGAAAAGACTATTCAATCCTAA
- a CDS encoding fasciclin domain-containing protein: MNIQKFFKLAFAAFIFLSANSAFAQMEKTVLVGGAEMYPSKNIVENAVNSMDHTTLVAAVKAAGLVETLQGAGPFTVFAPDNMAFEKLPAGTVETLLKPENKAQLQAVLTYHVVAGKMGSKDIAAAIKKGNGKATFTTVQGGELTAWMKGKDLYITDENGGQSKVTIADVWQKNGVIHSVDTVVLPKM, encoded by the coding sequence ATGAACATTCAAAAATTCTTCAAATTGGCATTTGCTGCCTTTATTTTTCTATCTGCAAACTCAGCTTTTGCTCAAATGGAAAAAACAGTCCTAGTCGGAGGAGCAGAAATGTATCCCTCTAAAAACATTGTAGAAAATGCAGTCAACTCCATGGATCATACCACCTTGGTAGCAGCTGTAAAAGCCGCTGGTTTGGTAGAAACTTTACAAGGAGCTGGTCCCTTTACGGTATTTGCACCAGACAACATGGCTTTCGAAAAATTACCAGCTGGCACAGTCGAAACCTTATTAAAACCTGAAAATAAAGCTCAGCTTCAAGCTGTTTTGACTTACCATGTGGTGGCAGGTAAAATGGGATCAAAAGACATTGCTGCTGCGATCAAAAAAGGAAATGGGAAAGCAACTTTCACTACGGTGCAAGGAGGTGAATTAACCGCATGGATGAAGGGAAAAGACCTGTATATCACTGATGAAAATGGAGGTCAATCAAAAGTAACCATTGCTGATGTGTGGCAGAAAAACGGCGTCATTCACTCTGTGGACACCGTAGTACTTCCAAAAATGTAA
- a CDS encoding phenylalanine--tRNA ligase subunit alpha: MYQEKIEAIKAAIAAADANTPEELETYRMEYISKKSVVGELFAGMGKVPNEEKRAYGQLVNGVKQLAEAKFKELIEKVSEANKKSKSADIDLTLPPSNQGLGGIHPLTATRQRIIEIFERIGFNLSEGPEIEDDWHNFTALNFPENHPAREMQDTFFIEKNPDIALRTHTSSVQVRVMENQQPPIRTLSPGRVYRNEAISARAHCIFHQVEGLYVDENVGFADLKNTVYHFAKEMFGKGTKVRFRPSYFPFTEPSAEIDITCLICGGSGCNVCKGTGWVEIGGSGMVDPNVLENCGIDSKKYTGFAFGMGIERIAMLKYQIKDLRLFTENDVRFLKQFTPLL; the protein is encoded by the coding sequence ATGTATCAGGAAAAAATTGAAGCGATCAAAGCAGCCATTGCAGCGGCTGATGCGAATACCCCAGAGGAGTTGGAAACCTACAGAATGGAGTATATCTCCAAAAAGTCTGTGGTAGGAGAGCTTTTTGCAGGAATGGGAAAGGTTCCCAATGAAGAAAAGCGTGCTTACGGGCAATTGGTTAATGGAGTAAAGCAGCTGGCTGAAGCTAAGTTTAAAGAGCTGATCGAAAAGGTAAGCGAAGCAAATAAAAAATCTAAATCTGCAGATATCGATTTGACTTTGCCTCCTTCCAATCAAGGTCTGGGAGGAATTCATCCTCTTACGGCTACCAGACAACGAATAATTGAAATTTTTGAAAGAATAGGTTTCAATCTGTCAGAAGGGCCAGAGATTGAGGACGATTGGCATAATTTCACTGCCCTGAATTTTCCTGAAAATCACCCTGCGCGTGAAATGCAGGATACTTTCTTCATAGAGAAAAATCCTGACATCGCTCTCAGAACGCATACTTCTTCGGTACAGGTGCGGGTAATGGAAAACCAACAGCCACCTATCAGAACTCTTTCTCCTGGTAGAGTGTATAGAAATGAAGCAATCTCTGCAAGAGCACATTGTATCTTCCATCAAGTAGAAGGACTTTATGTGGATGAGAATGTGGGCTTTGCTGACTTGAAAAACACTGTATACCACTTTGCTAAAGAGATGTTTGGCAAAGGCACTAAAGTACGTTTTAGACCTTCATATTTCCCTTTTACTGAGCCTAGTGCAGAGATTGATATTACTTGTTTGATCTGTGGAGGATCAGGTTGTAATGTTTGTAAAGGAACTGGCTGGGTTGAAATTGGAGGTTCTGGAATGGTAGATCCAAATGTGCTGGAAAACTGTGGAATCGATTCGAAAAAATATACAGGCTTTGCCTTTGGTATGGGAATTGAGCGAATTGCCATGTTGAAATATCAAATCAAAGACCTTCGTTTATTCACAGAAAACGATGTCAGGTTCTTGAAACAATTTACCCCTTTGCTTTAA
- the htpG gene encoding molecular chaperone HtpG — MQEKGTISIHTENIFPIIKKFLYSDNEIFLRELVSNAVDATQKIKRLATLGQYSGELGDTTVEVKFDEKKKTITISDRGLGMTAEEIKKYINQVAFSGAEEFVEKFKDAKDANEIIGKFGLGFYSAFMVADKVEINTLSYQEGAEAAKWTCDGSTSFEISKGKRKERGTDVILHINKDSEEFLDKWKLQGILDKYAKFLPVPIKFGTKTESVEDGVDDKGEKKWKSVEVDNIINTTEPIWTKSPSDLTDEDYLKFYKELYPMSEDPLFWIHLNVDYPFNLTGVLYFPKVKNEFELQRNKIKLFSRQVFITDEVKDIVPEFLMLLHGVIDSPDIPLNVSRSFLQADGNVKKINSYITKKVADKLAELFKKDRKAYEEKWDDIGLFVKYGMISEEKFYEKGKDFALLKNTKGEYFTLEEYQSKVKPIQTDKNEQTIVLYATDVEKQDSFIQSANKKDYDVLVMDSPIDSHFIQNLESKLEKTSLKRVDSDVVEKLIQKEDTYSNLLTEDQSKEVKEIFEKAINNKTYSVEVEGLSPEELPVTITMEEFMRRMKDMAATGGGGMGFYGQLPDAYKVAINGNHPVVDKVLKAETEEEKTKLAKQAFDLAKLSQGLLTGKDLTAFVKRSVELL, encoded by the coding sequence ATGCAGGAAAAAGGCACCATCTCGATTCATACCGAGAATATTTTCCCAATAATCAAGAAGTTTCTCTATTCTGACAATGAGATTTTTCTTCGTGAACTCGTTTCGAACGCAGTGGATGCGACTCAAAAAATCAAACGATTAGCGACATTAGGTCAGTATTCAGGAGAACTAGGTGACACGACCGTAGAGGTAAAGTTTGACGAAAAGAAGAAGACCATTACCATTTCAGACCGTGGTCTAGGGATGACCGCTGAGGAAATTAAAAAGTACATCAACCAAGTGGCCTTCTCCGGAGCAGAAGAGTTTGTGGAGAAATTTAAAGATGCCAAAGATGCCAATGAGATCATCGGTAAATTTGGTTTAGGTTTCTACTCAGCTTTTATGGTTGCTGATAAAGTGGAGATCAACACTCTTTCTTACCAAGAAGGTGCTGAGGCCGCAAAATGGACGTGTGATGGTTCAACTTCTTTTGAAATTTCCAAAGGAAAGAGAAAAGAGCGAGGAACAGACGTTATTCTTCATATCAATAAGGATTCTGAAGAATTCCTGGATAAATGGAAGCTTCAAGGTATCCTAGATAAATATGCGAAATTCCTTCCTGTGCCAATTAAGTTTGGTACTAAGACCGAATCTGTTGAAGATGGAGTAGATGACAAAGGAGAAAAGAAATGGAAATCAGTTGAAGTTGATAATATCATCAATACTACAGAGCCAATCTGGACCAAGTCTCCAAGTGATTTGACTGACGAGGATTATCTGAAGTTCTACAAAGAGCTGTATCCAATGTCAGAGGATCCACTTTTCTGGATTCATTTGAATGTGGATTATCCATTCAATTTGACTGGAGTGCTCTATTTCCCAAAAGTTAAAAATGAATTTGAGCTTCAGAGAAATAAGATCAAGCTATTCTCTCGCCAGGTATTCATTACAGACGAAGTGAAGGACATCGTTCCTGAATTCTTGATGTTGCTACATGGGGTGATTGATTCTCCGGATATTCCTTTGAACGTGTCTAGAAGCTTCTTGCAGGCCGACGGAAATGTGAAGAAGATCAACTCTTACATTACCAAGAAAGTGGCTGACAAGTTGGCTGAGCTTTTCAAGAAAGACAGAAAAGCTTATGAGGAGAAGTGGGATGATATCGGCTTGTTCGTGAAATATGGAATGATTTCCGAAGAGAAGTTCTATGAGAAAGGAAAAGACTTTGCCTTGCTTAAAAATACCAAGGGTGAGTACTTTACTTTAGAAGAATACCAATCCAAAGTAAAGCCTATCCAAACCGATAAAAATGAGCAAACCATCGTCTTGTATGCTACAGATGTAGAAAAGCAAGATAGCTTTATCCAATCTGCTAATAAGAAGGATTATGATGTACTGGTGATGGATTCCCCAATAGACAGTCACTTTATCCAAAACTTAGAGTCCAAATTGGAAAAGACTTCTTTGAAGAGAGTGGACTCTGATGTCGTGGAGAAATTGATCCAAAAAGAAGATACCTATTCTAATTTGCTTACTGAAGATCAGAGTAAAGAAGTGAAGGAGATCTTTGAGAAAGCGATCAATAACAAGACTTACTCAGTAGAGGTAGAGGGATTAAGTCCAGAGGAACTTCCTGTTACCATCACCATGGAAGAGTTTATGCGTAGAATGAAAGACATGGCAGCTACTGGTGGTGGAGGCATGGGCTTCTACGGACAGCTTCCTGATGCTTACAAAGTAGCGATCAACGGAAACCACCCGGTGGTAGACAAGGTCCTGAAAGCTGAAACGGAAGAAGAGAAAACCAAGTTGGCCAAGCAAGCCTTTGATTTGGCGAAGCTTTCTCAAGGTTTATTGACAGGTAAGGATCTCACTGCTTTCGTCAAGAGAAGTGTGGAATTGCTTTAA